Proteins from one Nyctibius grandis isolate bNycGra1 chromosome 2, bNycGra1.pri, whole genome shotgun sequence genomic window:
- the SH2D1B gene encoding SH2 domain-containing protein 1B — protein MELPFFHGKTTRKTCEELLSKNRKNGSYLIRESESVEGALCLCVFFEELIYTYRIFREHQGYFRIQTAEGVPERIFRTLKDLIYTYEKPNQGLITNLRYPVRKPKASQSQRFKSGKDNIYDDIYDSDYVDVLP, from the exons ATGGAGTTGCCATTTTTTCACGGAAAGACAACGAGAAAAACCTGTGAAGAGCTGCTgagcaagaacagaaagaatGGTAGCTACTTAATACGGGAGAGTGAAAGTGTGGAGGGAGCCTTGTGCCTCTGTGTTTT CTTTGAAGAACTCATCTACACTTACCGTATCTTCAGGGAACACCAAGGATATTTTAGAATACAG ACTGCTGAAGGTGTACCAGAGAGGATCTTCAGAACGTTAAAGGACCTAATTTACACTTATGAAAAGCCAAATCAAGGACTAATAACAAACCTCCGCTACCCCGTAAGGAAACCAAAGGCCTCACAAAGCCAGAGGTTCAAGTCAGGAAAGGACAACATTTATGATG ACATTTATGACAGCGATTACGTCGATGTCTTACCCTGA